The sequence CATCTATTTTCTTGTtggaagagggggagagagtTGTGAAACTGATCTTGTGATCATCAGTAGCtctaaacaaaactaaatgtaGGATGGACACAAAATATGAGATTCTGGTCCAGACTATAGCCAGATTTTGCTGCTAGAGGTAAAACGAAGCTGGTGTCTCCTacttctgcctttctgcaggTTACAGGagatgctgtggaaaaaaattctgTCCATGATGATTCATGTAGTTCTTGCTCTGTGTTACTCGTGTTACTCATGCTGTAAAGTAGTAGCTGTGATTCTTATaacttgtctttattttttccctctttccctctctatCTCCGGTCAGTATGACTTCtccctggaaaagaaaacaatcgaGTGGGCTGAAGACATCAAAAAAATTcaagctgcccagagagaaGCTGAACGCAAGGCAGAAGAAGCAATAGCAAACTCAAAAGCAGCCCCAGAGGACAGCAACAGAATGGGGTTCTCAGAGGGACCTTGCCCTGAGGCCATGCCTCCTCCTATCAACCCCATCCTTGCTAGTCTGCAGCACAATAACATTCTTACTCCCACGCCAGCtgacagcagtgctgtgaagCAGAAAGTTCTTAGTCCACCTCGCCCCAAGGCAGACTTCAACCCAGCTGATTTTGAATGTGAAGAAGACCCATTTGACAAACTGGAATTAAAAACTATCGATGATAAGGAGGAGTTAAAAAACATTCTGGAAATCCACGTGGGTACTACTGGGCCTGTTGTTGCCCAGCTGTTAGACAGCAGTTTGCCCAAGGGAGGGTCTGAGTCTGTGCTGCAAGATCAGGAGGTTCTGGCATCCATAGAAAGGGCCACGTTGGACTTCAAGCCCCTTCACAAACCCAATGGCTTTATCACTTTGCCGCAGTTGGGAAACTGTGAAAAGATGTCCTTGTCTTCCAaagtgtccctgtcccccatCACTTCAGTGAGCAATATCAAATCCCTATCCTTTCCTAAACTCGACTCCGATGAGAGTGATCAAAAATCATCAAAGCTCATGAGCACTTTTCACAGCACTACCTGTCTCCGCAACGGCACTTTCCTCAGCTCTTTGCAGGCCTGTGCTCAGACTAAAGCTAGCGAACTGAACGGACACCATGTGGTTGGTCTGTCTGCTTTAAACGAGGACAGTGGCATGGAGACATCGACGTTATCCTCTTCGACCAGGCTGCCTTCCCTGGCTGTGTCAACTGTTTGTACGGAAGAAGAGTCGTCTCAAAGCACAGTGACCACGGTAAACACGCGGTGGATTAAAACTGGGTTTGTGGGGGAGATGTGGAGGTGTGGAGGCAAATGTTGATTCTAAAATGTCCcgtggctttgttttcttagctTCATTTGATGTGTGGTGTGTAGATAGGACAGGTCATGTACAGTAATTCTTTTATGTGGCAAAATCATCAGCCCAACAGGTCTTCATGTTGACAGTTGTGAACCTTAGACTGCTACTCACAGGCTTCTTCACCCTGCTCTCCCACATCTCTTAACTTGCAATCAATTCTGGTGacttttttcagcttctcagctCTTGTTGTTCATAGTTACAGTTATCTCAAAAGGCATGCAGTTATGTATAAGATTTCTTCCATGATTTCTTACCTGTGAGGGTGGGAGGATTGCTTTTTGGATACCAAAAGCAATTTTGAAGATCATCTCAGACTTACGGATTTTGGTTGCTGTACAGCTCTGAGACAGGAGTTTGAAGCTTCATTGCTTCCAACTTGTAGCAAGTTCTCAGAATACTTTGGGGACACCTAACTTCACGCCATCTGTTGTGGCTTTGTGAGTAGGAGTCCAGGCTTGAGTAAAATTGGGcacttttttccaaagaacCTGAGATCTGGACACCAATACTCATGAATTCTAATGGAAACTGCATAGCCAAATCTTATAATTGGCTCTAAAATCCAAGATTTGGAAGGCTTCTTCTGTGTGTGCAGGTCGTTCTGTATTCTTGCTGGTGTACTGCAGTTTTTTGTGACACCATGTGCTATAAAAACAGTGATGGCCCTTCTCTTCCCACTCTTCTCTCATCTCTTTTCAGGCTTAAGTAAATGCAGTATTATTTGAGAAATACAATATTCTGGCAACTAGCGTATCcctcagagcacagcagaaTAGATGTTCAGTGACTGCTAAACCAAATGCAACCCAGTAAGCTTTGACAGGAGCAGCGGTGCGCTGAGCAAGTGCTTGTTGCTACGCATCACAGGTTTGAGGGCAGGTCGTGTCATTGTATGTGGCTCAGAGGTGAAATCTTGAAGCATGACATCTCTAGGGATTAACGTGAGAGATCACTCACAACTAGatagatgggctttaaggtaGCCAAATTCTCACTCGAGGTGTTTAAATCTCTGCTAGATTAAATCCTGTTGAAGACTGAGAGGGGAGGTGTGTTTTCGAGAACGCTGTAAGGGAAggtacaaaacattttaaaaactaaaaaaggaaTTAACAAATAGACTTACTAGGAAACATAATAAAGATCATCACttgaaactgtgttttggaagtaGCAAGCCAAGAAATAGGTGCGTTGACAGAACTAGTTCTTTCTATTGAAGTTCCAAGGCTTCTGAATATGATTGTTCCCTGTTTCCATGATAAGGTCCCAGTGGCTGCAAAGGGACAGCAGAGTTGCAAGACGTTGAAGTATAGGCCAGGACCGTAACAAAAATCCTCAGAGTATGAAAAGGACAGAGAGGGAAGTCAGAGTAACCCATGTGGCCACCAGAAGGACACAATCCTTCTACTGCAAGATTGCACGAGAAGAAGCCTGGCGATTTTATAAAGCTTCTATACACTTCTGTCCCAGTGTATTACACAGTGCtatttatttacacacacatttttcccctcacaaGTTCAGAAATCATAACTTTGGATTTGGAGTTACTGCTGGAGCATGTTTTACCAGTGAATTGGTTCTAAGGGTTTTGGGATGCAAATAAACTTGTGATTTCTCTGCTGCACTGATTCTGGCCTGGGTGGTTCCCTTTTTCCTTGCGGTGTTTCGTGAAGCTCGCAGGTTTGCTTTTTGCAGCTTTGGCAGAGGAATAAATGACTAGTGAAGACAATCAGTTGAAATTAAACGGAATTGTTTAGAGACCTGAATTTGTATGGTATGTCCTATTTGTGGAAATACCTGGTTATGGGAGGATGAATGGATGGACCTGGCGGACCATTCCGAATGTACTGCTGCATTAACACGAAGTGCTAAGCACACCAGCCTGCAGGTGAAGCTCCCAGCTTGTGTACAAAGTCCCTAAAAGCAGGAACAGTGTGCAAGCGTGGGCTGAAAGCACTGCACGCCTTCTCGAAAGGCACTGAAATGCAGGCTTGAGACTTAAGGGAGTACAGCCTCTGAGTGGCCAGCTCTGTCTTTGTCTCCTGCAATTCCTCTGGGTGATTCCCTCCTCCACTGGAAGTCCTTTGATCATGAGCACAGGTTATCAGGCTCAAGTAGATTGAGGAAGTGCTTTTCCATGACTTGAATCCCTGGTGTCAGAAACAGTTTGGGTTCTTCTCGCTGTTGCATTAATAACAGAACATCATTCATTCACAGAATTTGATAGCCAGCTGATTTTAGACCCCCCTATTTCACTGTATCCCATATTCTAGTGCTTTATGCTCTGCCAAAAGAGTCTGGAGAAGGGTGTAATTTGAGGAGCTTTCAACCTCTCTTACCACCATGAGGACAGGTTCTTAGGTAAACCAGTCCATCAGGCAGCATGTGATTTCTCAGGTTTTGTGTCCTAGAAGAAAAATTGAGTGGCAATGTAGAACAAAACCCCTcacctcccccagcccttcttGGGGCCCAAAGAAGGACTTTCTGAAAGAAGTGGGAAAGCTTTCAAGCAATTGATGTTGGCTGAAACAGTATTAAGAAGTCCTGAGGGTTTTGGTGAAAAGTGATTTCTTGCAGCTTCTTCTAACTCTATTTAAGTCTTCCTCTATTTTAAATGGATTAATTGAAATGTGCAGACCTTGGGCAAAGTAAAATAGAGGTGTTGGTTGGTTGTACCCCTTGGCAGACCAGTTCTGCAGAAATGGAGCAGGTGTACAGCCCTGACACAGGTGGGTTCCCTCGCCAGGCTGTATTGGAGACTGAACAGGCAGGACAGGGGAGGCCTCTCTGAACTAGGCGTGCTACTGAAAATGAGTAACTTCTGTGCTGTCTGGCTGGAGCTTCCCAAAGTGGGGACTGCTCCCcattgcttatttttctcctgccagCTATTTTTTTGATAATTTAACAGTCCTAGTTTGATACGAGTGATGGGAGGCAGCCCTTTCAGGTGGCTAATTTAAGCCTTTGAGGTGGCTACTTTAAGATTCCTCTTGAAGTAAGAGCAGTTGGCTCCTTTTCAACCCAGCAAAAAATTTACTAAGGGAAAGCACAAAGTTCTACAAAGACAGGTGTTGTTATccctgtgctggggatgggTCAATGTTGGACGCTGGTGAAAAACCACGTGCATTTAGCCAGTGTACCATTTTGTTTATATACAGCATGTGAAATGCAATGCTTTGAGAGCAGAACAAACAATCCTTATGGTGACTATCTTAAAACTACACACAGCTGCGTAACTTCTGCATCTCACAGATTACTGATCAGGCCACAGGTCTCTCCAGTACGGTAGACACAGTCCCCCATCTCTTCCCTGAAacctttttccccaaatgtaGCAAACTCTGCTCGTGTGCGATGTTCATCACCTTATTCCTGTGCTGTCCAACAGGTACACCCAGAcaacaaggaaacagaaatgccTATGGTAAGTTCCCACATTCCTGTGTGCTTGCACTGCGTGGCATTTGTGAAAAGCTGCTGGGGTGTTTCCAGAGGTAACATTCCTCTGAGTACAGAAAATCGTAGGTGATGAGTGAACTGCAGGGTGAGGGAAGCAATCCCTTGCTTCCTCCAAGGTTGTGTCTTCCCATGTCATAAGGACCTTTACTGTTGGAAAGGTTGTGTGTGAGAAAGTTTCAGTCCTGCCAGTAAGAGAGAGCATATAGCAAGAAATCTGTGTAATCAAATGTTTTGTTGAGGGTAAAAAGGGTGTGGTGGGAGTCAGACTACATAAAGTGCTTGGTTTTATCCTAACAGTGAGCAacttccccagcacagccttgGAAGTCTCCAGTTACCTAATTTTGCAGGGTGTCCTAGTTCTGCAGTAGCCAGAAATGGGGACACATGCAAAAGATGACCGCCTCCTAAGCCTCTGGGTTTTCCCTTGTAGGTAATGCACCAAAATTTCCCAGCGTCTCAAGTGCCCAATAACACCGGCTGCGCAAAGCGGTCGGGTGGCCCTGCTCCTGATGTACAGCAGGCCCTCTCTGCCGGCGAGAGGCAGTGCATAGAGACCGTTGTCAACATGGGGTACTCGCCTGAGAACGTCCTGAAAGCCATGAAGAAGAAGGGAGGGAACATAGACCAGGTAAGAGCTtttgctggaagagaaaaaccTTTGAGTGGGCACTGATTCtgctgagaaacagccttgGCTTTGCAAAATGGAGGGGGAGGGCACTTTATTCTAACAGTGGATTGCAGAACTGCCCCAGAAGTTTTCACCTGGCAGAAAAGGCTCCCCAAACCAAAGAGCATCTGCACAAGTTTCTGTTAAGCTGCTTGAGGCAGCACAGTCTTCTTAGGAGCCACAAAACAATCCTTGGGAAGCTTGGCATGGATTCATGCCTTTAGTGCTGCGTGAccaaaaagcaaagcacctTCCCTGTTCTGAGCACAAGGGGTTACTTTGCTGATGCCTCTCCCTGCAGAGAGATGGGCCCCTGCAGGCTTACTGCAGCTGTGAAAGGCTCGCAAGGCACCAGTGACCGACTTTTTGCGTGCTCTGACTGTGGTGCTTCCTGCCATGTGTTGTTTCAAATGCTCGCTAAAACCAGGTCACAGAGCATAAAGCGTGGTGGGGTGAAGCGTGGCTCTGGGTCTTGGATCAGCTTCAAACAAAGTGATGTTTTGAAGCCAGAGGAGCGTGGCCAGGCTTTCTGTGCTGGCCCCGCGCTCCCTGTGCGCTGTGCAGagcattgccttggcaggaGGAGCATCCTGGTAgctcctgtgctgtgcaggaTTTGGCTGCTGGTagagctgctctgcttgccCGCTGCCTACGAATCAAGAGCACTTGAAGCTGTGTGAGGAGCTGTAGTGCCAAACAGAAGGAATTTCCCTTCGGAGGGCAGTTTCAAGTCCTGCAGTATTTGCATGCTGCTTCCTATCTCGTTCCTAGCACTACCGTTCTCCTACCTGTCAGACTTTCACCCCTACCTCTCAAAGCTGAGAATGAATAAGAAATGTGGCACCAGTTTCTGGGCATGTGAGCTGGGATCTGCAGCTTGCTCAGCAGTATGCTGAGGTGATCTTAAGAAGCTGACTGCTTTCAGATTGCGTTACCTGTTCTGTCTGAGAGGAAACTAAAAGCCTATGTAGCTTGATTGCTGGACCTACGGTACCCCTTTAAAAACTCACAGACTGAAAAACACTGTTAATCTTAAATTTCTGTCTCCTCAGTGATTCAGAACGGAAGGCTAGAGAAGGAAGGCAGTTTGACTGTAGTGAAAGATGAAGCTGATGGGAGAGCACAAAGACAGAAGgacttgtttgctttttttttttctgaacaagctCTTGCACAAAGAGGGTCTCAAGACAGAGCAGGAAGAGCTTTGTCTCGGTTCCTGGTGAAGCCTGGGATGGAGTTGTGCTCAGTTCCTCTGCATGTACAGAGGTGTACGGCTCTGTGCTGTGAATGCAGCTCTGCAAACTTCTTTATTTCGTTCCCTGCAGGTTTTGGATTACCTGTTTGCACATGGACAGCTTTGTGAGAAGGGCTTTGATCCACTTCTTGTTGAAGCAGCTTTGGAAATGCATCAGTGTTCAGAGGAGAAGGTGAGGGTGCCGTGTGCTCTGCAATAGTGAGAATGCACCACAAAGGGGAATTCTAGCAGCAGTTCCTCTATGAAGTGGTTGGTGTAATTCTAGCTCCATGGTAATGCTGCCTTGTTGTCAAAACTGGCTGCCAAAGAACATCCTTGTGGTGATAAAGGGAATATgttaaaaacagatttgtgtttgctttattACCCTTATTCGCATGCATTTTTATGAGAACAAGCTTATTTTTCAAAGACCCTGCTTAGTTTGATGGCAACATTCCAACTACAGTGTCTTCTTTTGGGCAAGGTGCTCGGTACACAGAGTTAACTTCAGAAGCAACAAATTATCATCAAAACCCTTCCAGCTTGCCCTGGCTGTAAGTCTTCTCCACTGtgcaaaaaaatgcatctgCCTGGCAAATTCGGTTAGGggtctgtctgaaaaaaaatctggtgaaTACAGCTTTTGTGGGCCTGGTTTATGGTGTGGCTGCTTTGCCAGCACCAAAGGTacagaggcaggagcagaggacaGCAGAACTGCTCTTTGGTGTATGCCAGCCTGTTGTGTGCTGAGTTATAATGGGAAATCTTTGGAGGTGCCATCCACCTACCTTCCCCCCAACATACCCATACAGCTAGTGATGAGCTTGCAAACGGAGGAACAACACTGTGAAGATAAGGGAAGTGACAGTGTTTTGGAAACAACACTTGCTAGTGGCTTACCCCCCAAATTGGAAATGACTGATCTCCTGGTTGTCTGTTCTAACCTGGTTTTCCCCTCTGGAGTGGAGGCACTGTAAGTAGCAGAGGGTTCATAAATGTTTGAATTGATTTACtagttgttgctgttttttcagagCTCTGGAAGGATTTATGTGATGTTGGTAGCATAGCATGCGGTGCTGTGGTGGatttaccctgctgggcagctgaacaccaccaCAACAGCACTCACACTCCCCCTCCTCGAAcgaagagggggagaagaaagtatccttcccctttcccagcttttcttGCTGCATGACATCACATGCTatagaatatccctttggtttgGATCAGCTACGTAATgttccctccccacctcttgcccacccccatCCTACTGGCTTGTGGGGCcttggagggagtcctggtgctgtgccagcactgctcagcagcagacgcaacactggtgtgataccactgctgttctagtgacaagtgcagagcacagcactgtgtgggtCACTGCAGGGAACgttaactctatcctagccagacccagtacaaatGTCCAGTAGGGATTTTAGTAATACCCCTGTTTTGCCCTAGATCTGAAGAGTCATTTGATAGCGAGGGCTATTGTACTGTTCCCAAAGTCAAAGTAACTTGAAAAAACTTCAGAGGCGGCTGAATGTGGGAGCAAAGTGATATTAATCAACCTTTCTGGGAGTCTGAATGGGGCCAGACTGATTAATCTCTACTGAGATACTACCACAGACTAAGCTTCGGCGCATTCACTGAGGAAGGTTTGGGAGATGCAGGGCTGCAAATATTGGGAACTGAAAGTGAGGTCCAAGGGCTGCTGCACGCAGAGCCCTGACAACTCTTGGTGGAGTGGATTCGCTTCAAACTGAGCGTGTGTGGGCTGTGCATGGGAGTGGGATGGTACCCGTTGGGTGCCTGGTCGCTGAAGACTGGCTCTGTGCTAAACCCCGGCTCTGGGTAAGACTGAGCCCcgattttttcttttcccttgcaAATAATCGTCTGTCTCTTTCAGATCACAGAACTTCTCCAGCTAATGAGTCAGTTTAAAGAAATGGGCTTTGAACTAAAAGACATTAAGGAGGTCTTATTATTACATAACAATGACCAACACAATGCTTTGGAAGATCTAATGGCCCGTGCAGGAGCCAGCTGAAAACACATTCCTGGGATCTCAGCGTGCCACGGAGCAGGACTAGCCCCGCCACCTTCGCATCCAATGTGACTTGCTCTCGGCAGGAAGGAGTCCGGCTTTTCACACACATGGGAGAGTGACTGAGCAAGCCTACCTGCGTGCATCACtccagcatttctctttccactGGGAGCCaactttctttcttaaattaaattttttaagtGTCCTTTCCtaagtttccttttttccagctTGGCCACGGAGAGTTTAAACTGCCCAGCCGCTACTGGAATTGTACATAGGCAGAGACTGGTGTGGTTGCCCCCACTGTTGCACTGGAGTTGGACAGAAGAATATGAAGTTGGTTCTGAAACATAGGATGCTTTGGTTCTTTGAAGCTGCTTTCATGGTGTCTGCTTGTACTGAATTACTTGACTGTGTCACAGTCCAGATTAACTGGTTAAATTTGACCTTTAGTGcaatggaattttattttttggttgaAAGTAAGCCTATAACTTAGTAAAAACACTGGTTCAGAAACTGTCGCTATGCATAAAGAGAAGCTGttcctcttgtgttttttttaacccatGCATCCAACACTTCTGCCAGACACGAGCGTCCAATGCTGAGCGGTGTATAAGTTTGCTTGGAGCGAGTAAGCTGTGAACTCGACCTGGACCTGCAACTTCTGGTGGTTCTTGAACCCGAAGGCACAGAGCTGGGGCTCAGTATTCTTAATCCCCCAGGCTTATaggatatttaagaaaaagttcTGCTAGGAAATCAActatcttttgttttaaataatactcAGTGTGATGCAGGAGGTTTCTTTCAagcactttctttaaaaacaaatatactCACTGCATTAGTTCCATTTTCCACACTGCTGTAGAATTACATAATAACATCTAGTACTAGAAATCaggttttgggttgtttttggTAGTACCGAGTATTATGTTGTACACTGTTCAAGttctaaatacataaaatatcaTCAGTCTTGAGCAATCTTTAAAGTAATttgctaaatattttgattctgCAGAAGAACAACTAATAAAACCCTCAAATGTAACTCCCAGTGTCATGGTTCCCATCTCTCATGCTCTTTGGCTTCAGCAGATGAAGAACTTGCTGGATCCTGCAAGCCcaggtgctgcctgctcctgtgggcACGCACGAACATGGTCTGCGTTGGGCGAACATGGTCTGCGTTGGGCAGAGCTACCTGAGGTCTCCAGGCAGGTGGCTGCAGTGGTGGAagctattgctttttttcctgtggctttttttaattaaaaaaaaaaaaaaccaaacaagcctAGGGATCGAAACTCATGTTAGagcatggagctgggagcaTTGGACTTTGGGAGGGGAAAACAGCTCGGCTCCTTGCCTTGGGTCAGATTTTCAGTAGGAGGTTTTGTAGTTCATCAGGACCCTGAAGGAGATGGCATCAGTCTCTGTTATGCTATTAACTTTGTACAGCCAAAGCATCACCTCTGGGGCCACTGTTAACTCCGGGAATTCTGTGAGGAGGACAACAATGTTAATTACAtacctttatttaaaacaaaatgatgttGAGGGGAGATGCACCTGTAAGTATCTAAGAGATCTGGAGAAGAATGATGAGCGGGACCAGGGCAGACTTCTTTGTGTTGTATCCTGTAGCACCGAGCTTCACCAGCTTCTAGTGCTGGGGCTGAGAAAAACTTGTCCAAGGACATTCACCAGCGGATGGTCAGCAATTAATATCAAGTTTGGGCTGCTTCTGGGGGCTCAGGTTAATCAGGTGCCCAGCTTTCCTTCCCCAGTGAGAAATGTGACAGTTTGAAACAAGGAAATGGAGTTCTGATCAGtcagaaaagctggaaaacaacaataaacCTGCTTTACTGTTACTGCTGTGCGTGTTTAGTTGTGTTGCTTGTCTCTGGTTTCTCAGAGTTAATATCCAAACAGGTTCCTGTCTGGTACTCGGCAGTCCTGAGCAGGCAAGAAGTCTTGCCGGTGAAGAAGCAAAACTACTTAGACCAAACCTCTGAATAAAATCATCTCTTTGGTTAATGTGtgttaatttttgtttgggGATGAGGCTGGGGTTCTCCTTTCCTTCTAGGTGGTGAGAAGACAAATGTTCCTGGTCAGTCTTGAGACCTTTGCTTTCCCTTAGGTTCTCAAATCAGCAGCCTGATTTACGTACCTGGTAGGTGGCACTCAGCTGTCTTAGCTTTGTCAGAGGCTGTTCTGCCTCTGTGCTAGCTGCTGCTGAATGCTGAGATCTGGGTGTCAGGATGAGGAGTGTAGAGGCAAAGCCAaaactgctgcctgctgggctctgccagaCCCTGTGTGCACCTGGGAGCTGGAGGGCGAGCTGCTGAAATGTGGAACAACAGGCCAGGGGCCATGGGCATCTTGTGCAGATTCCCAACCCTAGCTGATCTTTTACAATCAAACATTTAGTTGTTttcatcacatttattttagaagagaTTTTACCAGAGTTCTGTAgtaaattgaattttattttaaataatgtgagctattcaaataaaacatcaaGCTTCTGCCATGAACATTAATAGTCTTTGTTGCACTTGCATACAAAAATGAATCCACtttacttctgtatttatttgatTGTGCAGGGCCAGTCCCtcaaaaatcttctgaaaagacTGCTGTAACAGCACAAAATTCACATTCATTCTTCatgttgaaaagaaaaccatttgTTTCAGGCATCAGTGCAAACACCTGGGAGGGGATGACGCTTTCAAACACTGTTAGCACACCTTCACACAAGAGTTAAAGCAGCATGTAGGTAATAACCCTAAAAGTGGAGAGAAAAATTCTACCCCTTTCAATAACAGCGCCGGTCATTTCTGTTGCATGCTGCGAGCCCAGTTTTGGTATCTCCTGGGCATGCAGCAGTTCAACGGTGTCAGTAGCCCTGTTACTGCTAAGGGTGGGTGAATTTTCACAGCCggagctgcttttattttagcagAGCCTCACATGCAGCAGGGGATACACTGTTCTGAGAACAGATCGATGATAGAATCTTGTATCAAACAAGGTACAACCTCATGGGTTACCTTGATGGCTCCAGTTTAAAAGACTTCTTGTTTCAAATTGatgttttttggtgtttctaGCCATTCTGTGAGGGAGCAAGTAGTTCCTGCTCTGGGGACTTGCACTGGGGCTCAGATTTGCCAGGCTTGCTCATGTTTTTTTAGGGCAGACCAACAGGAACTGCACGGGTGGCTTCAGTTTGTTAGCTGGGTTAACTCAGATTTCCTCTGCTGATGGAAATTTTTGGTCATTCATCTGTCTTCTTACAGCTCCTCTGAAAGCAGTGAGGTTAGGACATGGCACTCTGGTGGTGTGTGAACGGTTCTCCCGTGGTGCCAGTTTAGGGATGATCAGCTTGGGTAAGAGGTGGGGAAAGACTGAACGTACTTTTGCTGAGCTCCTCTTTAAATAAGTCCTCTACTGGGTTAAAGTACAGTCACTCCCCCGTCCCAAATGTCAAAGTACACGGAGGGAAagttttccctctctttccacCCAGCTAGCGCTGCGTTGCTGGCAGGACCTCTCACTTTCTCGTGACCTGTGCACACATCCTGCAGTCCCACCTTTTCCTCAGCTCCAAGCTAACTTGTGAAAgtgctcagcagctctgtgatTGCCTCACTTCTGTGTGCTCACTGAGCAAGGGCTGTGGGAACTACTGCAGGTACTCACATCTATTTGTGCTTTCAGAAGGTACGAGGACTAACCAGCTGCCATGTGGTCTCCTCACCTTATGCACGGGAAAGCTAGCCCTGTCTCCAGGAGATGAGGCACTGAGGCTGAAGAGCCTTGCCCCTGAATGCCTCATTTCTCTAAGCAAGGAAGGCTTCTTAAAATGGGACTGGGAGGCCTTGCTTCAGCTGTGACTTGCTGGTGGCCTGGAGCCGGGACACAGCAACTATCTTGAGGTCCCTAAACTCAGAGCCTGGTTACGTCAGGGTCGAGAGGGACTAAATACCTTCCCGCAAAGATCAGGGCCCTGATGCAGGACTTTCTTCCTCAGTTACAACCGTCACTCCTTCCCTTGCACTCCTGTTCCCCAGGGCTATGCTGTGTGACGTTCCTTGCATCAAATACACAACCCAGAGAGCTGTGTATCTGCAACCACTGCGCTGCTGCCGCCAAACCTG comes from Cygnus atratus isolate AKBS03 ecotype Queensland, Australia chromosome Z, CAtr_DNAZoo_HiC_assembly, whole genome shotgun sequence and encodes:
- the UBAP1 gene encoding ubiquitin-associated protein 1; translated protein: MASKKLGSDSHGPFSYLDDVPFKIGDKFKTPAKVGLPIGFCLPDSSQLVREAQYDFSLEKKTIEWAEDIKKIQAAQREAERKAEEAIANSKAAPEDSNRMGFSEGPCPEAMPPPINPILASLQHNNILTPTPADSSAVKQKVLSPPRPKADFNPADFECEEDPFDKLELKTIDDKEELKNILEIHVGTTGPVVAQLLDSSLPKGGSESVLQDQEVLASIERATLDFKPLHKPNGFITLPQLGNCEKMSLSSKVSLSPITSVSNIKSLSFPKLDSDESDQKSSKLMSTFHSTTCLRNGTFLSSLQACAQTKASELNGHHVVGLSALNEDSGMETSTLSSSTRLPSLAVSTVCTEEESSQSTVTTVHPDNKETEMPMVMHQNFPASQVPNNTGCAKRSGGPAPDVQQALSAGERQCIETVVNMGYSPENVLKAMKKKGGNIDQVLDYLFAHGQLCEKGFDPLLVEAALEMHQCSEEKITELLQLMSQFKEMGFELKDIKEVLLLHNNDQHNALEDLMARAGAS